From the genome of Pseudomonas putida:
TCCATGATGGTTCACTCGGCTACAGGATTGAAGGTGTAACGGCTGATGGTGTCGATCACACAGCCAGGACGGCTTTCGCCCTCGATCTCGACGCTGACGCGCACCACCAGTTGCACGCTGTCGGCCACCGGTTCGGCGCGCAGGATCTGGCCATGGCCGCGTACTCGCGCCCCCACGCGCACCGGCGCCGGGAAGCGCACGCGGTCGCTGCCGTAGTTGATGCCCATCGCCAGGTTCTCGAGGGTCAGCAGTTGCGGCAGGAACAGGTTGACCAGCGACAGGGTCAGGTAGCCGTGGGCGATACAAGCGCCGAACGGCCCCTGCGCGGCCCGTTCGGGGTCAACGTGAATCCATTGGTGATCGCCCGTGGCCTCGGCGAACAGGTCGATGCGCTGCTGGCTGATGGTCAGCCAGTCGCTGTGGCCCAGGTCGGTGCCCTCGGCGGCCAGCAAGGCTTGGGCAGTGGTGAAGACGTGGCTCATGGTGGGCTCCTCAAGCTTGCTGCGAACTGATCGACAACACTTCACCAACCATGTACGACGCATAGTCGCTGGCCAGGAACATCATCACGTTGGCGACTTCCCAGACCTCGGCGGCGCGGCCGAAGGCCTCACGGCTGGCCAGGCTGGCCAGCAACGCTTCGCTGGAAGCCTTCTTGAGAAACTCGTGCAGCGCGATGGACGGCGATACCGCGTTGATGCGCACCCCATGCTCGGCCGCTTCCAGGGCGCTGCAGCGGGTGAGCGCCATCACCCCGGCCTTGGCCGCGGCATAGTGGGCCTGCTCCTTCTGCGCCCGCCAGCCCAGCACCGAGGCATTGTTGACGATGGCCCCGGCACCACGCCGCTGCATGTGCGGCAACATGGCCCGGGTCATGCGGAAGGTACCGGTCAGGGTCACGTCCAGCACCCGCGACCATTCCTGGTCGCTCATCTCGACCACTGCCTTCTGGCCACCGAGCCCGGCGTTGTTGATCAGCACATCGACACCGCCCAGCAGGCCTTCGGCGCGGTCGACCAGCGCCTGTACATCGGCCTCCACGGTGACGTCGCACAGCTGGCCGTAGATGGCCTGCAGGCCGGTTTCCGCCTTCAGGCGCTCGACCGCCTCCTCCAGGCGACGTGGGTGCACATCGGAAATCATCAGCGCACGGCAGCCTTCCTCGGCGCTGCGCCGAGCCGCCGAATAGCCGATGCCGGCACCGGCGGCGGCGGTGATCAGCACCGATTTACCGGCCAGCAACTGGTGGCCGGGGACATAGGGGGGAGCTTGTCTCATCTGCGGTTTCCTCGCATCAATGGTCCGGTCCGAGGCTGTCAACTGCCCCAGACCCGTTGCGGCGCTGGGGCCTGGGCAAGGATCCGCGCCACTGCCGGGCCGATCTCCTCGACCTGCCAACGCCCGCCCTTGTCCTCGGTGGTGCCGGTGCGCCAGCCGTCGGCCAGGGAGATCCGCCCACCCTGGC
Proteins encoded in this window:
- a CDS encoding SDR family oxidoreductase; protein product: MRQAPPYVPGHQLLAGKSVLITAAAGAGIGYSAARRSAEEGCRALMISDVHPRRLEEAVERLKAETGLQAIYGQLCDVTVEADVQALVDRAEGLLGGVDVLINNAGLGGQKAVVEMSDQEWSRVLDVTLTGTFRMTRAMLPHMQRRGAGAIVNNASVLGWRAQKEQAHYAAAKAGVMALTRCSALEAAEHGVRINAVSPSIALHEFLKKASSEALLASLASREAFGRAAEVWEVANVMMFLASDYASYMVGEVLSISSQQA
- a CDS encoding MaoC family dehydratase encodes the protein MSHVFTTAQALLAAEGTDLGHSDWLTISQQRIDLFAEATGDHQWIHVDPERAAQGPFGACIAHGYLTLSLVNLFLPQLLTLENLAMGINYGSDRVRFPAPVRVGARVRGHGQILRAEPVADSVQLVVRVSVEIEGESRPGCVIDTISRYTFNPVAE